Genomic window (Burkholderia sp. HI2500):
GTCGTGAAGGGTGGCCGTATTCTCGGCTTCGCCGCACTGACCGTGGTTGGCGACGGTGATGGCCGCATCGGTATGGGCAAGGGCAAGGCGAAGGAAGTGCCGGTCGCTGTCCAGAAGGCAATGGAACAAGCTCGCCGCAACATGTTCAAGGTGCCGCTCAAGAACGGCACGCTGCAACACGAAGTGCACGGCAAGCATGGCGCATCCGCTGTCCTCCTCGCTCCGGCGAAGGCAGGTACGGGCGTGATCGCCGGCGGCCCGATGCGCGCAGTGTTCGACGTGATGGGCGTTCAGAACGTCGTGGCAAAGAGCCACGGTTCGACGAACCCGTACAACCTCGTTCGCGCCACGCTGGACGGTCTGCGCAAGCAGTCCACCCCGGCAGACATCGCGGCGAAGCGCGGCAAGTCCGTCGAAGAAATTTTGGGCTAAGCCCGGGTGGTCACCATGTCTGAAAAAACTGTCAAGGTTCAGCTCGTTAAGAGCCTGATCGGGACCCGCGAATCGCACCGCGCGACCGTGCGTGGCCTGGGCCTGCGCCGACTCAACTCGGTCAGCGAGCTTCAGGACACGCCGGCGGTCCGCGGCATGATCAACAAGGTCTCGTACCTCGTTAAGGTCATCGCGTAAGCGGCCCTACGGATCAAGGAGTTGATATGGAATTGAATAACCTGAAGCCGGCAGCTGGCGCCAAGCACGCCAAGCGTCGCGTCGGCCGTGGCATCGGTTCGGGCCTCGGCAAGACGGCTGGCCGTGGTCACAAGGGTCAGAAATCGCGTTCGGGCGGCTTCCACAAAGTCGGTTTCGAAGGCGGTCAGATGCCGCTGCAACGTCGTCTGCCGAAGCGCGGCTTCACGTCGCTGACGAAGGAATTCGTCGGTGAAGTGCGCCTGAGCGACCTCGAGAAGCTGCCGGTCGATGAGATCGATCTGCTCGCACTGAAGCAAGCCGGCCTGGTCGGCGAGCTGACGAAGAGCGCAAAGATCATCGCGACGGGCGAACTGAAGCGCAAGATCGTCGTGAAGGGTCTCGGTGCCACCAAGGGTGCGCGCGCTGCGATCGAAGCGGCTGGCGGTTCGTTCGCCGAGTGACACGCGTAGCGCGTCGTCACTTGCATTCATCGGAGAAGGTACTTGGCTAACAGCCCGAGTCTTGCAAAACCCGGTCGAAGCACGGCGAAATTCGGCGATCTGCGCCGGCGAGCAATGTTCTTGCTCCTGGCGCTGATCGTCTATCGCATCGGCGCGCACATTCCCGTGCCGGGCATCGATCCGGATCAACTGGCGAAGCTGTTCCAGAGCCAGGCGGGCGGCATCCTGGGCATGTTCAACATGTTCTCGGGTGGCGCGCTTTCCCGCTTTACGATCTTTGCGCTGGGGATCATGCCGTACATCTCGGCGTCGATCATCATGCAGTTGCTGGCGATTGTCTCGCCGCAGCTCGAGGCGCTGAAGAAGGAAGGGCAGGCAGGGCAACGGAAGATCACGCAGTACACGCGGTATTTCACCGTGGTGCTCGCGACCTTCCAGGCGTTCGGTATCGCGGCTGCGCTGGAAAACCAGCCGGGCCTCGTTACTGACCCCGGCATGCTGTTCCGTCTGACGACGGTCGTGACGCTGGTTACCGGTACGATGTTCCTGATGTGGCTCGGCGAGCAGATTACCGAGCGTGGTCTGGGCAACGGTATCTCGATCATCATCTTCGGCGGGATCGCAGCAGGGTTCCCGAATGCCGTCGGTGGGTTGTTCGAGCTGGTGCGTACGGGTTCGATGAGCATCATTTCGGCGATCATCATCGTCGTCCTGATTGCCGCGGTGACTTACCTGGTCGTGTTCATCGAACGCGGTCAGCGCAAGATCCTCGTGAACTACGCGAAGCGCCAGGTCGGCAACAAGATCTACGGTGGGCAGTCGTCGCATCTGCCGCTGAAGCTGAACATGTCGGGTGTGATTCCGCCGATCTTTGCATCGTCGATCATTCTGTTCCCGGCAACGATTCTCGGCTGGTTCAGTACCGGTCAGCCGACGGGAAGCTGGATTTCCAATACGTTGCATAACGTTGCGGAAGCGCTGAAGCCGGGCCAGCCGGTCTATGTGCTGCTGTACACGCTGGCGATCGTGTTTTTCTGCTTCTTCTACACCGCACTGGTGTTCAACAGCAGGGAAACCGCAGACAACCTGAAGAAGAGCGGCGCGTTTGTTCCGGGTATCCGCCCGGGCGATCAGACCGCACGATATATCGACCGCATCCTCACGCGTCTGACGCTGGCCGGTGCGATCTACATCGTCTTCGTGTGTCTGCTGCCGGAGTTTCTGGTGCTGCGCTGGAACGTGCCGTTTTATTTTGGTGGAACGTCGCTGCTGATCATTGTCGTCGTCACGATGGACTTTATGGCGCAGGTGCAGTCGTACGTTATGTCGCAACAGTATGAGTCACTGCTCAAGAAGGCGAACTTCAAGGGCGGCAACATCCCGATGCGTTGAAAGGACTATGGCCAAAGACGATGTAATCCAGATGCAGGGTGAGGTGATTGAAAACCTCCCGAATGCGACCTTCCGCGTGAAGCTGGAAAACGGCCATGTCGTGTTGGGGCATATTTCCGGGAAGATGCGGATGCACTACATCCGCATCCTGCCTGGCGACAAGGTGACGGTTGAATTGACGCCTTACGATCTGTCTCGTGCGCGGATCGTGTTCCGGGCGAAGTGATTTGAAAAAAGGGTATTATCATGAAAGTGATGGCATCGGTTAAGCGCATTTGCCGCAATTGCAAGATCAT
Coding sequences:
- the rpmD gene encoding 50S ribosomal protein L30 codes for the protein MSEKTVKVQLVKSLIGTRESHRATVRGLGLRRLNSVSELQDTPAVRGMINKVSYLVKVIA
- the infA gene encoding translation initiation factor IF-1; amino-acid sequence: MAKDDVIQMQGEVIENLPNATFRVKLENGHVVLGHISGKMRMHYIRILPGDKVTVELTPYDLSRARIVFRAK
- the rplO gene encoding 50S ribosomal protein L15, which codes for MELNNLKPAAGAKHAKRRVGRGIGSGLGKTAGRGHKGQKSRSGGFHKVGFEGGQMPLQRRLPKRGFTSLTKEFVGEVRLSDLEKLPVDEIDLLALKQAGLVGELTKSAKIIATGELKRKIVVKGLGATKGARAAIEAAGGSFAE
- the secY gene encoding preprotein translocase subunit SecY, giving the protein MANSPSLAKPGRSTAKFGDLRRRAMFLLLALIVYRIGAHIPVPGIDPDQLAKLFQSQAGGILGMFNMFSGGALSRFTIFALGIMPYISASIIMQLLAIVSPQLEALKKEGQAGQRKITQYTRYFTVVLATFQAFGIAAALENQPGLVTDPGMLFRLTTVVTLVTGTMFLMWLGEQITERGLGNGISIIIFGGIAAGFPNAVGGLFELVRTGSMSIISAIIIVVLIAAVTYLVVFIERGQRKILVNYAKRQVGNKIYGGQSSHLPLKLNMSGVIPPIFASSIILFPATILGWFSTGQPTGSWISNTLHNVAEALKPGQPVYVLLYTLAIVFFCFFYTALVFNSRETADNLKKSGAFVPGIRPGDQTARYIDRILTRLTLAGAIYIVFVCLLPEFLVLRWNVPFYFGGTSLLIIVVVTMDFMAQVQSYVMSQQYESLLKKANFKGGNIPMR
- the rpsE gene encoding 30S ribosomal protein S5, translated to MAKMQAKVQADERDDGLREKMISVNRVTKVVKGGRILGFAALTVVGDGDGRIGMGKGKAKEVPVAVQKAMEQARRNMFKVPLKNGTLQHEVHGKHGASAVLLAPAKAGTGVIAGGPMRAVFDVMGVQNVVAKSHGSTNPYNLVRATLDGLRKQSTPADIAAKRGKSVEEILG